From a region of the Gordonia sp. PP30 genome:
- a CDS encoding phosphotransferase family protein, whose amino-acid sequence MTDRLPGLDLDALTPWFAEHVADPGAALTAELIAGGKSNLTYLLRAGERRWVLRRPPVGHLLATAHDMGREYRFMSALAETAVPVPAMYAHCDDDAVLGAPFYVMEAVDGTPYRRASELVPFGPERTRAIAERLIDTLAALHAVDPEHVGLGDAGRPEGFTGRQVQRWRKQFDAAHTRDLPDMVALYDALVARVPARDGAPGIVHGDYRLDNVLFDAADRPAAVLDWEMATIGDPLTDLALMTVYDRVGKLGGGVTDVSTAPGYLTEDEVIARYSAASDRDLTDFGFYQALAFFKLAGISEGIHYRYVNGQTVGEGFARVGDGVPLLLSAGLAALAD is encoded by the coding sequence GTGACCGATCGGCTTCCCGGCCTCGACCTGGACGCGCTGACCCCGTGGTTCGCCGAGCACGTCGCCGATCCCGGCGCCGCGCTGACCGCCGAGCTGATCGCGGGCGGCAAGTCGAATCTGACATATCTGCTGCGCGCGGGGGAGCGGCGCTGGGTGCTGCGCCGCCCGCCGGTGGGGCATCTGCTCGCCACCGCGCACGACATGGGCCGCGAGTACCGCTTCATGTCGGCGCTGGCCGAGACGGCGGTGCCGGTGCCGGCGATGTACGCGCACTGCGACGACGACGCGGTCCTCGGGGCACCGTTCTACGTCATGGAGGCCGTCGACGGGACGCCCTACCGCCGGGCGTCGGAACTGGTGCCGTTCGGGCCGGAGCGCACGAGGGCCATCGCCGAGCGGCTGATCGACACCCTGGCCGCCCTGCACGCCGTCGATCCGGAACACGTCGGACTCGGCGACGCCGGTCGTCCGGAGGGCTTCACCGGACGCCAGGTCCAGCGGTGGCGCAAGCAGTTCGACGCCGCCCACACCCGTGATCTGCCGGACATGGTCGCCCTGTACGACGCGCTCGTCGCGCGGGTGCCCGCCCGCGACGGGGCGCCGGGCATCGTGCACGGCGACTACCGCCTCGACAACGTCCTGTTCGACGCCGCCGATCGTCCGGCGGCGGTCCTGGACTGGGAGATGGCGACCATCGGCGACCCGCTCACCGACCTGGCCCTGATGACCGTCTACGACCGGGTGGGCAAGCTCGGCGGCGGCGTCACCGACGTCTCGACGGCGCCCGGCTACCTCACCGAGGACGAGGTGATCGCCCGCTACTCGGCCGCCTCCGACCGCGACCTGACCGATTTCGGCTTCTACCAGGCCCTCGCCTTCTTCAAGCTGGCCGGGATCTCCGAGGGCATCCACTACCGCTACGTCAACGGACAGACCGTCGGCGAGGGCTTCGCGCGGGTCGGCGACGGGGTTCCGCTGCTGCTCTCCGCCGGTCTCGCCGCGCTCGCCGACTGA
- a CDS encoding YihY/virulence factor BrkB family protein → MLVPISTDGPRPAPPADGEHSAGGSALRKSGRLVWRTTVKSWDDGIIGWSAQAAFWQALSLPPLLLGVIGSLGYIGGWFGPDTVQIISDRIVGFSGSVFTEQVVDDLIRPTVDNVLHRGRGALISLSFVMSLWAGSSAMSCFVAAIVTAHDQHQVRNPVWQRIFALIIYIVFLITAVLLLPLVALGPTYLIQIVPADWGKAMNWLITWGYFPFVGLLLIGVLVLLYRFALPYPLPWLRLVPGAFLAGVFFWVATYILRAYLTALAKTGYTYGALATPIAFLLFGFFLGFSIVLGAEFNAAIQDLWPREHNGPVVRQWVSTQTSEITDTLRRRAIRPGQRPRRPAPQPVDDELGARPTAPIRRRPPTS, encoded by the coding sequence ATGCTGGTACCCATCAGTACCGATGGCCCGAGGCCCGCGCCGCCGGCCGACGGAGAGCACTCCGCCGGCGGTTCAGCGCTGCGCAAAAGCGGGCGGCTGGTGTGGCGGACCACCGTCAAGTCGTGGGACGACGGCATCATCGGCTGGTCCGCGCAGGCCGCGTTCTGGCAGGCCCTCTCGCTGCCGCCGCTGCTGCTCGGCGTGATCGGCAGCCTCGGCTACATCGGCGGGTGGTTCGGCCCGGACACCGTGCAGATCATCAGCGACCGGATCGTCGGATTCTCCGGCAGCGTGTTCACCGAGCAGGTGGTGGACGATCTGATCCGGCCCACCGTGGACAACGTCCTCCATCGCGGCCGCGGCGCCCTGATCTCACTGAGCTTCGTGATGTCGCTGTGGGCCGGGTCCTCGGCGATGAGCTGTTTCGTCGCGGCCATCGTCACCGCCCACGACCAGCACCAGGTGCGCAACCCGGTCTGGCAGCGCATCTTCGCGCTGATCATCTACATCGTCTTCCTGATCACCGCGGTGCTGCTGTTGCCGCTGGTCGCCCTCGGACCGACGTATCTGATCCAGATCGTCCCCGCGGACTGGGGCAAGGCGATGAACTGGCTGATCACCTGGGGCTATTTCCCGTTCGTCGGCCTGCTGCTGATCGGCGTGCTGGTGCTGCTCTACCGCTTCGCCCTGCCCTACCCGCTGCCCTGGCTGCGTCTGGTGCCGGGCGCCTTCCTCGCCGGGGTGTTCTTCTGGGTGGCGACGTACATCCTGCGCGCCTATCTGACGGCGCTGGCCAAGACCGGCTACACCTACGGTGCGCTCGCGACGCCGATCGCCTTTCTGCTGTTCGGCTTCTTCCTGGGTTTCTCGATCGTCCTCGGGGCCGAATTCAACGCCGCCATCCAGGATCTCTGGCCGCGCGAGCACAACGGGCCGGTCGTGCGGCAATGGGTGTCGACGCAGACCAGCGAGATCACCGACACCCTGCGACGGCGCGCCATCCGGCCCGGTCAGCGGCCGCGACGGCCCGCGCCGCAGCCCGTCGACGACGAACTCGGCGCGCGGCCGACCGCACCGATCCGGCGGCGGCCGCCTACTTCTTGA
- a CDS encoding SDR family oxidoreductase produces the protein MSTSRFAGKTAVVTGASRGIGLAIAQRLVDDGARVVITARKQAALDEAVAALGGPDHAVAVAGRADDTDHQDQVVATALERFGSLDFLVNNTGINPVFGPLMEMDVDAARKIMDVNVLSALSWAQKAYAGWMGEHGGAIVNVASIAGLRPAPMIAFYGVSKAAVIHLTEELAMELGPKIRVNAVAPAVVKTRFAEALYVGREEQAAAAYPLKRLGEPEDIGSVVAFLLSGDAGWMTGQTLVVDGGVLLGGGV, from the coding sequence ATGAGTACATCCCGGTTCGCCGGTAAGACGGCGGTCGTCACCGGCGCCAGTCGAGGCATCGGTCTGGCGATCGCCCAGCGGCTGGTCGACGACGGCGCCCGCGTGGTGATCACCGCGCGCAAGCAGGCCGCGCTCGACGAGGCCGTCGCGGCGCTCGGGGGACCGGATCACGCCGTCGCGGTGGCCGGTCGTGCCGACGACACCGATCACCAGGATCAGGTGGTGGCGACCGCCCTCGAACGATTCGGCTCGCTCGACTTCCTGGTCAACAACACGGGCATCAACCCGGTGTTCGGGCCGCTGATGGAGATGGACGTCGACGCGGCCCGCAAGATCATGGACGTCAACGTGCTGTCCGCGCTGTCGTGGGCGCAGAAGGCGTACGCGGGCTGGATGGGTGAGCACGGCGGGGCGATCGTCAACGTCGCCTCGATCGCGGGCCTGCGGCCGGCACCGATGATCGCCTTCTACGGCGTGTCCAAGGCCGCGGTGATTCACCTGACCGAGGAACTCGCGATGGAACTGGGTCCGAAGATCCGGGTCAACGCGGTGGCCCCCGCCGTGGTCAAGACGCGCTTCGCCGAAGCCCTCTACGTGGGCCGCGAGGAACAGGCCGCGGCCGCCTACCCGCTGAAGCGGCTCGGTGAGCCGGAGGACATCGGCTCGGTGGTCGCGTTCCTGCTGTCGGGCGATGCGGGCTGGATGACCGGTCAGACCCTCGTGGTGGACGGCGGCGTGCTGCTCGGCGGTGGCGTGTGA
- a CDS encoding TetR/AcrR family transcriptional regulator, giving the protein MTENMSRADQTRQRLLRAAVEAFAERGFHGTTTRDLAAAAGMSPAAVYVHYPSKEDLLFQLSLTGHERTLAVLDAADAPGAAPGVRLAALIRAFVRYHAEDHTWARIVNYELGALTPEHLARITTLRRAIARRLRAAVDAGVASGDFATDDPATVTLALESMGIDIGRWYSDDRGPTPEALAESYSALALRMVQARGQ; this is encoded by the coding sequence GTGACCGAGAACATGTCCCGGGCCGACCAGACCCGGCAGCGCCTGCTGCGCGCGGCCGTCGAAGCCTTCGCCGAGCGCGGTTTCCACGGCACCACCACGCGCGACCTGGCCGCGGCTGCGGGGATGAGCCCGGCCGCGGTGTACGTGCATTACCCGTCCAAGGAGGATCTGCTCTTCCAGCTCTCGCTGACCGGCCACGAACGGACCCTCGCCGTGCTCGACGCCGCCGATGCGCCCGGCGCCGCTCCCGGCGTACGGCTGGCCGCGCTGATCCGGGCGTTCGTCCGCTATCACGCCGAGGACCACACCTGGGCCCGGATCGTGAACTACGAGCTCGGCGCGCTCACCCCCGAGCATCTCGCCCGGATCACCACCCTGCGCCGGGCCATCGCCCGCCGCCTGCGGGCCGCGGTCGACGCCGGCGTCGCCAGCGGCGACTTCGCGACCGACGATCCGGCGACCGTCACCCTCGCGCTCGAGTCGATGGGCATCGATATCGGCCGGTGGTACTCCGACGATCGCGGCCCCACGCCGGAGGCCCTGGCCGAGTCGTACAGCGCGCTCGCGCTGCGCATGGTGCAGGCCCGCGGACAGTAG
- a CDS encoding sigma-70 family RNA polymerase sigma factor has translation MSTATRTRPAPTAEDLDAQSPSADLVRVYLNGIGRTALLTAEQEVDLAKAIEAGLYAKHLLETKKRLGPARKRDLAILVREGEQARAHLLEANLRLVVSLAKRYTGRGMPLLDLIQEGNLGLIRAVEKFDYAKGFKFSTYATWWIRQAISRGMADQSRTIRLPVHLVEQVNKIARIRRELHQQLGREATDEELSAETGIPAEKIADLMDHSRDPVSLDMPVGNDEEAPLGDFIEDAEATSAESVVISSLLHSDIRSVLGTLDDRERQVITLRFGLDDGQPRTLDQIGRSFGLSRERVRQIERDVMGKLRQGDRAEKLRAYAS, from the coding sequence ATGTCCACCGCAACTCGTACCCGTCCCGCTCCCACCGCCGAGGATCTGGACGCCCAGTCCCCCTCCGCCGATCTGGTCCGCGTGTATCTGAACGGGATCGGGCGCACCGCGTTGCTCACCGCCGAGCAGGAAGTGGATCTCGCCAAGGCCATCGAGGCCGGCCTGTACGCCAAGCATCTGCTGGAGACCAAGAAGCGCCTGGGCCCGGCCCGCAAGCGCGACCTGGCGATTCTGGTGCGCGAGGGCGAGCAGGCCCGCGCCCACCTGCTGGAGGCCAATCTGCGCCTGGTGGTCTCCCTCGCCAAGCGCTACACCGGTCGCGGCATGCCGCTGCTCGACCTGATCCAGGAGGGCAACCTCGGTCTGATCCGTGCGGTCGAGAAGTTCGACTACGCCAAGGGCTTCAAGTTCTCCACCTACGCCACCTGGTGGATCCGGCAGGCGATCAGCCGCGGCATGGCCGACCAGAGCCGCACCATCCGGCTGCCCGTCCACCTGGTCGAACAGGTCAACAAGATCGCCCGTATCCGCCGTGAACTGCACCAGCAGCTCGGCCGCGAGGCCACCGACGAGGAGCTGTCGGCCGAGACCGGCATCCCCGCCGAGAAGATCGCCGACCTGATGGATCACAGCCGCGACCCGGTGAGCCTGGACATGCCGGTCGGCAACGACGAGGAGGCGCCGCTCGGCGACTTCATCGAGGATGCCGAGGCCACCTCCGCCGAGAGCGTCGTGATCTCCAGCCTGCTGCACTCGGACATCCGCTCGGTGCTGGGCACGCTCGACGACCGCGAGCGCCAGGTGATCACCCTGCGTTTCGGGCTCGACGACGGCCAGCCGCGCACCCTCGACCAGATCGGCCGCTCCTTCGGGCTGTCCCGCGAGCGCGTCCGGCAGATCGAGCGCGACGTGATGGGCAAGCTCCGGCAGGGCGACCGCGCCGAGAAGCTGCGCGCCTACGCCAGCTGA
- a CDS encoding DUF3099 domain-containing protein, which produces MARTGEDSGGRRGAGADAFLITRAEQSLEDQQRARVRKYLWMMSIRIPALLLASGVYAWTHNPWWAVGIIAISIPMPWMAVLIANDRPPRKRGEVQYYKFGPGRTVGPAELSTEPAPPPPRDPAAEGLVIEADPADPAARRD; this is translated from the coding sequence ATGGCACGAACGGGCGAGGATTCCGGCGGGCGCCGCGGCGCCGGCGCGGATGCCTTCCTGATCACCCGGGCCGAGCAGAGCCTGGAGGATCAGCAGCGTGCCCGCGTCCGCAAGTACCTGTGGATGATGAGCATTCGCATACCCGCGCTCCTGCTGGCCAGCGGCGTCTACGCCTGGACGCACAATCCGTGGTGGGCCGTCGGCATCATCGCGATCTCGATTCCGATGCCCTGGATGGCGGTGCTGATCGCCAACGACCGCCCGCCGCGCAAGCGCGGTGAGGTGCAGTACTACAAGTTCGGACCCGGCCGCACCGTCGGCCCCGCCGAACTGTCCACCGAACCCGCGCCGCCTCCGCCGCGCGACCCGGCCGCCGAGGGCCTCGTCATCGAGGCCGATCCGGCCGACCCCGCCGCGCGCCGGGACTGA
- a CDS encoding SDR family oxidoreductase, protein MSAFDPAGACVVVTGAAGGIGAALATGLAARGGWVVVADLDAAGADRTVEAITAAGGTALAVAGDAASEEGVAALIATARQAYGPIAAWFGNAGIDGGHGLESSDADWARTVDVNVMAHVRAARHLIPEWIEAGGGRFVVTASAAGLLTMLGAPAYSVTKHGAVAFAEWLSATYRHRGVVVQALCPQWVQTGMIDEVPAALLGVGEVLSPESVADTVVEALGDDRFLILPHPEVAGYYGARASSTDRWLAGMNQLQQVIEKGEGS, encoded by the coding sequence GTGAGCGCCTTCGACCCGGCCGGGGCGTGCGTCGTCGTCACCGGAGCGGCCGGCGGCATCGGTGCGGCGCTGGCGACCGGGCTCGCCGCCCGCGGCGGCTGGGTCGTCGTCGCCGACCTCGACGCGGCCGGTGCCGACCGCACGGTCGAGGCGATCACCGCGGCCGGCGGAACCGCCCTCGCGGTGGCCGGGGACGCCGCATCCGAGGAGGGCGTCGCCGCCCTGATCGCGACCGCGCGGCAGGCGTACGGCCCCATCGCGGCGTGGTTCGGCAACGCAGGCATCGACGGCGGGCACGGGCTGGAGTCGTCCGACGCGGATTGGGCGCGCACCGTCGACGTGAACGTCATGGCGCACGTGCGCGCCGCCCGCCACCTGATCCCGGAGTGGATCGAGGCCGGCGGCGGCCGATTCGTGGTGACGGCCTCGGCGGCCGGTCTGCTGACCATGCTCGGCGCCCCGGCCTATTCGGTGACCAAGCACGGCGCCGTCGCCTTCGCGGAATGGCTCTCGGCCACCTACCGTCATCGCGGTGTGGTGGTGCAGGCGCTGTGCCCGCAGTGGGTCCAGACCGGCATGATCGACGAGGTGCCCGCCGCACTCCTGGGCGTCGGCGAGGTGCTGAGCCCCGAATCGGTGGCCGACACCGTCGTGGAGGCGCTCGGCGACGACCGGTTCCTCATCCTCCCGCACCCCGAGGTGGCCGGTTACTACGGTGCGCGGGCGTCGTCGACCGACCGCTGGCTGGCCGGAATGAACCAGCTCCAGCAGGTGATCGAGAAGGGGGAGGGCTCGTGA
- a CDS encoding DUF3039 domain-containing protein, which yields MSTQTIERPDLDERTEQDDDTPKVFHYVKKDRIAESAVMGTHVVALCGEIFPVTKSPKPGSPVCEKCKKVYAKLKK from the coding sequence ATGAGCACCCAGACGATCGAACGCCCCGACCTCGACGAGCGGACCGAACAGGACGACGACACACCCAAGGTCTTCCACTACGTGAAGAAAGACCGGATCGCCGAGAGCGCGGTGATGGGCACGCACGTCGTCGCGCTGTGCGGCGAGATCTTCCCGGTCACCAAGTCGCCCAAGCCGGGGTCGCCGGTGTGCGAGAAGTGCAAGAAGGTCTACGCGAAGCTCAAGAAGTAG
- a CDS encoding acyl-CoA dehydrogenase family protein produces the protein MDFTFDQTTQEYREKLLDFMDSHIYPAEPVFAEQLAALADPWDWDSVPVLAELRAEARRRGLWNLFLPGEHGAGLTNVQYAPLAEITGRSPALAPAALNCAAPDTGNMEVLAAFADDAQRERWLTPLLNAEIRSAFAMTEPDVASSDATNIEMSIVRDGDEYVINGRKWWITGAMSPKATIFIVMGKTDPTADRHRQQSMILVERDTPGLEVVRGMHVYGYDDASHGGHAELRFTDVRVPAENLIGEEGDGFAIAQGRLGPGRIHHCMRSIGIAERALELMCDRVSTRIAFGKPLSEQGVIRDRIAESRVAIEQLRLLTLKAAWLMDTAGNRKAHTEIQAIKIATPRVVGEILDWAIQAHGAGGLSQDFPLAEMAAGMRTLRFADGPDEVHKNALARYELRKQAARHS, from the coding sequence ATGGACTTCACCTTCGACCAGACCACACAGGAGTACCGGGAGAAGCTCCTGGACTTCATGGACTCCCACATCTACCCGGCCGAGCCCGTCTTCGCCGAGCAACTGGCCGCGCTGGCCGACCCCTGGGACTGGGACAGCGTCCCGGTCCTCGCCGAACTGCGGGCCGAGGCCCGGCGCCGCGGCCTGTGGAATCTGTTCCTGCCCGGCGAGCACGGCGCGGGCCTGACCAACGTGCAGTACGCGCCGCTCGCCGAGATCACCGGCCGCAGCCCGGCGCTCGCCCCAGCGGCGCTCAACTGCGCCGCGCCGGACACCGGCAACATGGAGGTCCTCGCCGCGTTCGCCGACGACGCGCAGCGCGAACGCTGGCTCACCCCGCTGCTGAACGCCGAGATCCGTTCCGCGTTCGCCATGACCGAGCCGGACGTGGCCAGCTCCGATGCCACCAACATCGAGATGTCGATCGTGCGGGACGGCGACGAATACGTCATCAACGGCCGCAAGTGGTGGATCACCGGCGCGATGAGCCCCAAGGCGACGATCTTCATCGTGATGGGCAAGACCGATCCCACCGCGGACCGGCACCGGCAGCAGTCGATGATCCTCGTCGAGCGGGACACCCCCGGCCTGGAGGTGGTGCGCGGGATGCACGTCTACGGGTACGACGACGCCAGCCACGGCGGCCACGCCGAGCTGCGGTTCACCGACGTGCGCGTGCCTGCCGAGAACCTGATCGGTGAGGAGGGCGACGGTTTCGCGATCGCGCAGGGCCGCCTCGGCCCGGGCCGCATCCACCACTGCATGCGCTCGATCGGGATCGCCGAACGCGCACTGGAGCTGATGTGCGACCGCGTCTCGACCCGCATCGCGTTCGGGAAGCCGCTGTCCGAACAGGGGGTGATCCGCGACCGCATCGCCGAGTCCCGGGTCGCGATCGAACAGCTCCGGCTGCTCACCCTGAAGGCGGCCTGGCTGATGGACACGGCTGGAAATCGCAAGGCGCACACGGAGATCCAGGCCATCAAGATCGCGACACCGCGCGTGGTCGGGGAGATCCTGGACTGGGCGATCCAGGCGCACGGAGCGGGCGGGCTGTCCCAGGACTTCCCGCTCGCCGAGATGGCCGCCGGGATGCGGACGCTGCGCTTCGCCGACGGCCCGGACGAGGTGCACAAGAACGCCCTGGCCCGCTACGAACTGCGCAAGCAGGCGGCCCGTCACTCCTGA
- a CDS encoding DEAD/DEAH box helicase, with the protein MDETVTPGQSRPEPSGSLRAWQRRALTKYLTAKPRDFLAVATPGAGKTTFGLRIAAELLYDRTVERITVVAPTEHLKYQWAAAAARVGINLDPNFSNSTGSTSSDFDGVVLTYAQVAAHPYRHRERTVRWRTLVILDEIHHGGDAKSWGDGIREAFDDAERRLSLTGTPFRSDDSPIPFVTYEPEPGGGARSRADHAYGYSDALRDGVVRPVVFLAYSGQASWRTSAGEEFTARLGEPLSAEQTARAWRTALDPHGDWIPAVLSAAHRRLQKLRASGVPDAGGLVIATDQKNARDYAELLESITGTRPTLVLSDEAGSSERIEAFAASGDEWMVAVRMVSEGVDVPRLAVGVYATNASTPLYFAQAIGRFVRSRRPGETASVFLPSVPVLLQLASELEAQRDHVLGKPHREETGLDDAALVEANKREDEPGEDEPAFQSLHASAELDQVIYDGSSFGTATMPGSEEESDYLGLPGLLDAEQVRTLLQQRQAQQVSNRSTVRPREDAAAAEAPNAAERSTGASLHALRKELNTLVALHNHRTGRPHGWVHNELRQRLGGPPTAMATAEQLQERIKALRTWN; encoded by the coding sequence ATGGACGAGACCGTGACGCCGGGGCAGAGCAGGCCTGAGCCCTCGGGATCGCTGCGTGCCTGGCAGCGCCGTGCGCTCACCAAGTACCTCACCGCCAAGCCCAGGGACTTCCTGGCCGTGGCGACGCCGGGCGCCGGTAAGACGACGTTCGGCCTGCGGATCGCCGCGGAGCTGCTGTACGACCGGACCGTCGAGCGCATCACCGTGGTCGCGCCGACCGAGCACCTGAAGTACCAGTGGGCGGCCGCCGCGGCGCGGGTCGGGATCAACCTCGATCCGAACTTCTCGAACTCGACCGGATCGACCAGCTCCGATTTCGACGGGGTGGTGCTCACCTACGCGCAGGTCGCCGCGCACCCGTACCGGCACCGGGAGCGCACCGTGCGGTGGCGCACGCTGGTGATCCTCGACGAGATCCACCACGGCGGCGACGCGAAGAGCTGGGGCGACGGCATCCGGGAGGCCTTCGACGACGCCGAGCGGCGGCTGTCGCTGACCGGTACCCCGTTCCGGTCCGACGATTCGCCGATCCCGTTCGTCACCTACGAGCCGGAACCGGGCGGCGGTGCCCGCTCGCGGGCCGACCACGCCTACGGCTACTCCGATGCGCTGCGCGACGGCGTCGTCCGCCCGGTGGTCTTCCTGGCCTACTCGGGGCAGGCCAGCTGGCGCACCAGCGCCGGTGAGGAGTTCACCGCGCGACTGGGTGAGCCGCTGTCGGCCGAGCAGACCGCCCGCGCGTGGCGCACCGCGCTCGACCCGCACGGCGACTGGATCCCCGCGGTGCTCAGCGCCGCGCATCGCCGTCTGCAGAAGCTGCGGGCGTCCGGGGTGCCCGACGCCGGTGGCCTGGTGATCGCCACCGACCAGAAGAACGCGCGCGACTACGCCGAGCTGCTCGAATCGATCACCGGCACGCGTCCCACGCTGGTGCTGTCCGATGAGGCGGGCTCGTCGGAGCGGATCGAGGCCTTCGCGGCGTCCGGCGACGAGTGGATGGTGGCCGTCCGCATGGTGTCCGAGGGCGTCGACGTGCCGCGCCTGGCGGTCGGCGTCTACGCCACCAACGCGTCGACGCCGCTGTATTTCGCGCAGGCCATCGGCCGCTTCGTGCGGTCGCGGCGGCCGGGTGAGACCGCCAGCGTCTTCCTGCCGTCGGTGCCGGTGCTGCTGCAGCTCGCCAGCGAGCTGGAGGCGCAGCGCGATCACGTCCTGGGCAAGCCGCACCGCGAGGAGACCGGGCTCGACGACGCCGCGCTGGTCGAGGCCAACAAGCGGGAGGACGAGCCCGGTGAGGACGAGCCGGCGTTCCAGTCGCTGCACGCCAGCGCCGAGCTGGATCAGGTGATCTACGACGGTTCGTCGTTCGGCACCGCGACCATGCCCGGTTCGGAGGAGGAGTCGGACTACCTGGGGCTACCCGGACTGCTCGACGCCGAGCAGGTGCGGACGCTGCTGCAACAGCGGCAGGCGCAGCAGGTGTCCAATCGGTCGACGGTGCGTCCGCGCGAGGACGCCGCGGCCGCCGAGGCGCCCAACGCCGCCGAGCGGAGCACCGGCGCGAGCCTGCACGCGCTGCGTAAGGAACTGAACACGCTGGTGGCGCTGCACAATCACCGGACCGGCCGGCCGCACGGCTGGGTGCACAACGAGCTGCGCCAGCGGCTCGGCGGTCCGCCGACCGCGATGGCCACCGCCGAACAGCTGCAGGAGCGGATCAAAGCGCTGCGCACCTGGAACTGA